ACATGAAGAGAATGTGCAAAAGAGTGGTATGCTGCAGGGAAAGTGAAAAGCTttcaggaaaagaaaattataacaaaaatgaaagaaaagaaacatctATATTAGGACTTCATAAAAGCTCTTATAATGTAGAAGGCCGAAAAACCAAggaaattttttcttcaaagtaCTATAACGTGATAGAACTGCACACGCAACACAACCATAAGTACCTAACTCTCTGAGTAGTTGGGTATTATTCTCTGGGGTCTATTTATGCTACATTCAGATGCCTCTGTACTATATATAGCCAGAGCATATAGTCACTAAAACCAGCCCGATCTAGGAGGAACCGAGGGGAACCCATCCAGCAAGGCAGGTTCTACAGATATATTGACAATCTACTCACATTCAAATGAGCAAACCAAAGTCTACAATGGCATATATACACCAAAATAACAAACAGGTAATAAATACAAACCTCAACAGCATTTGTCTGCACTGTAACAGGTACTATGGCCGCTGCGTCCACAGCTGCAACTCCTTCCAATCCAGACACCACATTTTGCTCAGATTCACCGTCAACAGGAGGACCTTCGATAGCAAGTGGGCCCAAAAGATCACCAAGAAGATCAGGTGATGGAGAAGGAGAAGGAGGTTGAGGTTGAGGATCTACTTTGGTCAAAGTCCCATTTGGCTGGGCCATCCCTGGATCTGTTGAATTATGATCCTGTAAAGGTAAAAGCATGTCAGTATCCAATTACAGCCATAAATCTGATGTATTCAATCCAAAGGCAAAATTCATAAGGGAGATATGAACTCGATTTCATGAAGAGATAGACACCAACCACACTACTGCTCATGCTGGGAACTTTTACAAGACCAAGCTGGTTGACTGGCGATGTCCCATTAGCAGAGCTTTGGTCAGCTACAACCAATGCAGTTGATGTCTGCTGCTGCTGCGCTCGCAACTTGATGGCACTTTGCTCTGCAGTATCAACTTCAACATCTTCGGCTTTTTTGATCAATGAAGACTAAATGGTAAAGAGTAACAGTTAGTGTCAAAGATTCTGAATGAAAACCTCaatcaaactttttgatgaaCTGGTCCTCTGCATATAACTACTAGAGGAGGTGACTGATCTGATCACattgtaaatttaaatacaCATACTTGGCGCTCAGGGAATTTAGGCATTTCAGCCAAGATATCCATCAAAGCTGCCCCTTTCCTACTCAATGCAAAGTACTCAACAGCTCGTTGTTGAATCTCAACTTCGATGCAACTCTCATATCTAAAACAATACAGGACTGCATTAGGAAATTCACATCATTTGTAGACAATTATGTGAAAACTAGCAAAATCCAAAATCCAATGGTAACTCTCACTTATTGAATATTGCCCAGATCTGATTCTGTAATTCTGGATCTGCGGGTTGTGTGTGCATTAAGATCTTGGCATATGTTGAAAGAAGAATAGCAACAGTGGACATCCTGAAAATGCAATACGCATTTTAACCAAGAAACAAAAGCTTTTTAAATATGAAGGAAGAACATGAAGTGCTCTTACGAAACAGTTGGAAGCTTCTCGTGAATGATGCTGAATATCTCCTTTGGACTACAGCCAGGTCGTCTGGCCAAAAGGTGGCTGTACTCTCCAAGAAGATAAGCACTAACCTATGGCAATGGCAAAATAAGTCAAATatgacataaataaaaaacttttaagatGTAATGACATactaaattgaataaaatattcagaatattctaaagcttcattttcaattaatgtTTGCATGGTGAAATTGTACTCTAAAAAATGGAAAACTAGTCAGAGTGTTCATGCTTTATGAGGTATTgtacaaaattgaaattctaCAAATCCACAAGATTCATAAAGTATTCCAAACATATGAAATCTATTACCATATGCATAGAACCAGACTGCAAGATACAAATTTGGAAGCCAACTGGGAGAAACAAGTATTATAGCCTGtctgaatattttttttttttttttttgggaaaagtTGCCTAATTTTTGTGATGGAAATTGATCTCTGTATATTCTCATAACATATCGTTAAAGCCAATAATAGTATGAAGTCAATAAGAATCACATTATAGAGGTAAGTAAAAACTCGaccaacaaaaaatatgaGTTGACTTCATTGGACCACCCAAATAAAGCGTGAAGATTCCTATCCAATGCAAATATAGCTAATTTGGAAAATGAATGAAGGTCAGAAGTATAATCACCTTAACCATTGTCTCATGTATGGCTAATTTGGAAATATGGCTAATTTGGAAAATGAATGAAGGTCAGAAGTTAATCACCTTAACCATTGTCTCATGTATGGCAGGCTTGTCGAGATATTCTCTGGCTTTTGCAGCTGCATAAGGCTGATCAAATATGGATAATGAAGTCTCAGTCAATATTAAATGAGCAGGTCCACTAGATAAATGATTAACTGTGTTTAAATAACAAACGTGTAGATCACCTGTAGGTCCTCATTGTTTGTAACAAATTGCACAACACGGAACCATATGTCATCGCTGACGAAATCTCCAGCTTTGTCAATCAGCTGAAGAATGACATCCACATACCTGTGAAGAATCATAGGATATGATATCATATGCACAGCTTATACAATCTTGTTTCTTCAACAAAAAGAGTACTTAAGTGACCATAAAGGCAAGAAAGAAGGCAGCAGctaggaaaagaaaatgctagaAAGCTCCATGATAATAAATAGGCAGGTGCTAAGTTACATTAACTGTAACTTCCAGCTGACCTAAAAGTAGTTTCCCACAACCCCTAAATTATTTGAGCGGCAACAACCTAGAGGTACAAAGAAACTATTTTTGGGTGGTTGTATGTTACAGCTAATGTACAGCAGGGCCCTGATGGAAGTGCTTATTAACCACATAATTTCCATCCAAGAGATACCAAaaggacaaaagaaaatcacctGATAGTAAATTCGGCCCAGTTTGGCCACTAACCTACTTACTGTTTTACTAGATCCAGAGGACAAAAGCAATGCCCAAGAATGTCATATGGTATAGTTTTGGGTATTAGTCTAAGGTATGCAAATTTACTAGTGGCCCATTCAATGTCAGATATACAAAACTCTTGCATGTAGTAGGAGATAATTTCTCTAAAACCTGCCAAAGTGATGTTATGGTCccaatttaaaatatgatggAGGTTTTGGCATTGTTCCAACCCCCCCTTTTAATTGAATAGCATATTGGGTTGGTGTAGCTCAATTACAATTTGGCTATAATGAAGACCAGCTCAGGGCTGCACTCAACGTCTCAGTACAGATAATTCTCTCACATCTGCCCCACATTTACCCCCACAGAGTGGCATAGCAAATGTTACTGTAATTTCAAGGGTCAGTTTATCACATCATCTTTGGTCATTTACCATACAAACAAGATCCAGTGGTTGAACTAGTTATGGAATTAAGGTCAAATGTATTAGTCTCTTGCACTACATCCCCCCATGGATTATCTCTAGAAGCAACCTTCATATGTAGCTATTCACCTCCTTTTTTATTACCTTAAAGACAGACAAGGAAATTTACATTTCCAATTGTCTGTCAACTGCAGGTATCCTTCTAGCTTAGGCCATCTACATTTCCATATATTTCCCTAAATTTCTAAAGTATAACATTCTCACCATGACAAATCAGGAGCAAATTTCTCAGCAAGAATAGCAGCTTTAAGGGAAAGTTCCTCACGCATTGCAAAGTCCGCTGTGCTAAGATACTGGAAAACAGATGCAAATCAGTAGCATGCTCACTTTGTGCTTGAAAACTCTTTCAGCAGATAGCAAGGAATAgtcaataatataaataaaatgtccCCTGAATCACGTAGAACTAGTCTATATTCAGCCATTTATACCTGCAACAGTTCTTCAACTATATCCTTTGCATTTGAAACATCACACATTCCATACAGGAGATCAAGAGCACGCCTACGAATACTGAGGGGTAAAGATGAACAAGAGTTAGTAAAAGTAAGTTCACAGAACAATAAGTGATAAAGACTTACCAAAAAACTAGTGGTGGCACAATTGAATCACTGAAAGACGAcaaaaattcaagaagaacGTGAAAAGGAAAGGTAAACTCATTTCTCTGCATTTTGATCTTTCTTATGTTAAATAGTCCATTTTAAGAGCAACTCTGGTGACAAGAATAAGTGCCTCCATTAAACGAATATGCTCATAATTTTACATACATCCTCAGAAATATTCTGTCCAACTCCTTGGGACGGAAATGCATATTAAATGACCTAAATTGGTTGGCTACGCTActcaaatttatcatttatcaatAAGGGTTATTAAAAAATGTCATTGGCAAATTAACCAGATTCCTTAGATCTTCAGCAAGCAGGAACAAGAACCAAAAGTTAGAATCTCTAAATGAAGACTAGAGATCACTTTAGACTCTATTTCCAATGGACAGATGAAGACCATGGTATTAGCAAACACTAAGGATATCTTTATCTAATTATAtagccattaatattttttgtgatCTTACTAAAATAAGACGTGTTTATGGAATGCAGGTCTAAATAAAATGGTGACCAGTacacaattaacaaataattgttggaataaaatatactttcgtttgaaaaaaaaaaatccactaTAACTAGATTGACTAATATCTTGATTTAACAACTTTGGTGCTCAACAATTTTTCTAACTCAGTCCtttctaagaaaaaaaaaagaagaaaataatactTTGGAAATGCAATTGCAGCATGCCAACTCATGTCCCACAAACGGGAAATTTACAAAGTCAACAAAGTTTGCCCCAACAAATGCACATTACATCAAGAAGCTTCAAAACTGATATAAGTAGACAAATCTCAGTAGCTCAAATAACATTCAACTTTTGTGATATGAGAAATTTCAcaatgaaagagaaaagagtTCCAAGACACcacttttttcttcatctGTCTAAATTGGAAGGGGTTTTGGATAAAGTATTGGCTGGTTTAGCTTTGTATATGCTGGTCAGGAATTCACTGTAAATCTCATTGGAAAAACTTTTGTacagtttttgaattttccaTTGGGTTTTCGACGATCCAGTGGACAACTGGTCCATAATACAGAGGCAAATCTTTCTACTTCTTCAGATAATACactttgtaatttattatcaaattttttatttacttatttattttcttaaatcaGTCTGAAAAACCATGTGCCCTAATGATTACTTAATTCATGAGAAAATACATACTCTCCATAGAAGAATCACTACCACCTAAAAATTAATGGCTAAATCATGCAAAACTATGACCAACAACATCTGAGAGGCCTGCCATTCTCGACTTGGAAGTACATTAACAAAGGAAACTCGAATTGAACCTTATGTCAGGGTCCTTCAATGAGGTTATAATCTGGGCCTGATGTCTTTTGATAATATCATGCACATCTGTTACCATCAACATGCGAGTCATATTCTCCTGCAACATAACAATGTAAAGAAGTATAATCATAACCTCATAGAGTAGCAATGAGATTTACTATTATGAGTTTCGACATTAAAGCCCATTTTGGCATATATtggtcataaaattttatcaagaaAATCTACTTGAAAGAAATAGTGAAGAAAGCTAGTGTTTCCATGACTTACCAACCCAAGATATCGAATGTTTGGCTCACGAACTGCAATAAATTTTCCCAGAAGGGCAATACACTGAGACATCATCTCTTTCTCGGCATCAAGATGCATGACCTGTGAGGGAGATGACAAGCAAAAATCCTAATAAAGAGCACctcaaattctaaaataaatgaaaaatgttaatCATTTTAGCAGGAATTCAATCTCAGGCGAAACCCAGCCCCAATCAGACCATTTAACACCCCAAATAGCACATAAATTCTTCTTCTAATCAGACAAAGCATCTTTTGAACGAAAAATATAGCAGGCACTAAATAAATGCATTGTATTTCAAGCCCAACAGACATTGCTTcttcaaaatgaagaaatgacaGTTTCATAACCTGATCACACCCTCCAATCACACATACAGAGACTTTAAATCAACTGTTCTGACTTGAGGACAACAAATCCTgctatatatttcttttaatgtgTACAGGAGAGACACATAAACCACAATACAATCACCCATAAAAGATCACTTTCACTATTGTATATATCAACATACATGAATCCACAGCTTATCATATTGTTGAAACATAAGTTTGTTTCTCTTTGCATGAAACACATAACAATATTTGTTTTCAAGGAAAACATACTTGAATCCTACTCCAGATACAAAAACTTTTGAAGTTTCAGTTCAGCCAAATATAACAATATGCATctataaaagaaaacacaTAACATTATTTGTTTCAGGGAAAGCATACTCGAATCCTActacaaatacaaaaacttTTGAAGTTTCAGTTCAGCCAAATATATCAGTACGCatctataaaatgaaacacataacattatttgttttcaaCATACTTGAATCCTACTACAGatacaaaaaattttgaagtttcAGTTCAGCCAAATATGTTAATACGCATCTATAAAACGAAAAGCTGAAATGTCCcaatataattaacaaatttcacagactaaatttaagtttatgCTCCTAACTTACCAGAGCAAGGGCTTCAAAGAGAACAGCATGAGACGCATTGTTCTTATTAACATTTTTCACAACATCAGTTCCCATCAATATCCTTTGTAAAACCTAGTTCACCAGTTAAAATCCAATTAGAATAACTTAATCAGAGACACAAAAAGCAGTATACTTCTTGTGGATAAGTTGAACCTCAAACAACGATCTTCTGGTGTTTGGATCTTCAACAGTTGGAAAATACTGAAGTGCTCTCATTGTCTTGACCTATGCCAGCAAAATACTAAATAGCATCAACATCAACAGGATTAATGTacattgaaaatttacaaatttcatAAGATCAGTCACAATTAAAGAGATACTGATAAAAATTCAGAAGTAACATAATTCCATAGCAAATCCAAAATTCAGCTGTAATAAGCAATTCCTTCAGGGACTGCAGTAACTACATTCTCCACTAATACTAAAACTGTTCAATGAGGTAGCATTCGGTAGTCACTATAAGATTAAAACAACTCATTTTTCAATACATCACACTTGGAGGTATAAATCAATCAGTGAACATACCAGCAAATAATGGCTTACAATTAATGTACACAACAGGTTCAATCATCAATGCTGACAAAATCTGACAGCTTACAGAAAGGCCATTCATGATGACTGTTAACTAAGAGAAAATTGTACATAAAACATCAATAGGATAATTTTGATTCCATAGGACAACTAAAGATTCCCTCACAATGTTGTCCCCGCTAATGACAGTGGGCTGGTGAGtagtgataaaaaattatcattggaTTAGCACAGGTATCCAATTTCAAAAAGGGCAATTACAGTGTCACTATTACTTGACTATATTTTCAAAGTACATCTCACTCTTCACTTCCTGATCGGTCACAGGACTATCAATTTGACTAGATCAAGTCCTAAGGATTTCGATATTCGGATCAACCCATTTAGTAAACATTCCAAAGTCCATTCAAACTGATTAGACAGGCCAGTTGAAGTGCATTTCAAAATTAGCATCCATGATGTGCAGATAAGTTGTAGGCGAAAAGCTGAATACAGACCTGAAGCCAGGGAGATGGAATACCATAGTAAGTGTATTCTTGTGGAACATCCTGGTTTCTAGCAAGCCGTTCCAATATTTTGACGCATTTCGGAAGACAACTCCAGTATGCTTCATGATTATTTGATACCAAAGCAACAAGAAGGCTCATAGATGATGTCAAAACGCCCAGGTCTCGTTCATCTAGCAGCTGTGCCATCCGATCCGCCCTACAGTGTATGGAAAACAAGACAAatgcaaattaataaaattaatcaattactaCAAAGCAGCctgttataaataaatgaaatatcaaACATACCAGCCATCTACATTGACAACATCAGGATTTTTCCTGTACAAGCGCAACAAACATAATGCAGCTTTTTTTCTCACAAGCGGTCTGCAGCTACTAGAAATCTAAAATGAAATAACTGGTTAAGGTCAGCTAATATCCAAAAATGCCAATTAAAGCTGCAAAATAGAGTTAttcttacaattaatttttgaacatCAGGTGCTAGTGATTCAGCAAACTCTCTTCCACCAATGTTTCCAACCtgcaatatttaataaaaacagcAGAAGTACATAACTTGCTGAGTACCCAAAGCTcttaaaatggtaaaaaatgTGAATGCAAGTCTTTATTTAAACCAAAAAGAAGATGACTGCAAGAAGAAagagaccaaaaaaaaaaagacaggACCATAATCAGAAACTTATCTCATGAACAGAACTAGGCATATAACATTTGCTCCTAATAAGAAACAAAGTCAATCGTAGAAGATAAAGATGCTACCATCCACGACCAAAAGATTATAATATGCTGAAATTATTGAGAGCAACTTAAAGATATAAAACCATTTCTttcttatgaaataaattgaaaatcgCTCCAGGATAATGTATGAGTTGATGAAAAGGATAAATAGATTAAGGGAAAAAGAGGCTTCTATAGATTTCTTGCCAACATACCATAGTCAATGCTAGGCACTGGAAAGTTTCATTTCGTCCAATAATATCATTGCGTACAGTGTTTATCGCTAATCTCAGAAAATCATGGTTCTCATTGAGCAAACACGATGTCACAATGTACCCAACCTGCAGCCATTTAGAGCAtgataaaaagttaattaaacaGAAATTCATGGGGgatatttctaaaaatagaaaatgtgCAAAAACATTTGGCATTCCAGAATTAAATAGTCATATTGCAAGAAACATAGCTTTCAAACACAAGAATATATGATCTGCAAATGAGCTTTCCAGCCCCTGGAAGTAACAAATAGCATTATTCAGAGAGATCCAAATAACCTAgtcttcaaaaattatatcattgtttaaatcaatttaaatatgcACTTTCAAAATTCGTATACATCACTTTGACTGTTGGTATCAATAATTCAACCTATACAGACAAATCACATGATTACCATACTGTTTGAAGACATAAgtggagaaagaaataaacaaacaagtaCAAATTATGGGAAAAACTGAAATGCAAAGGATTTTACCTGTTTCTCTGGATACTTCGGTGCAGATATTAAAGAAACAGCTTCCATGTGACCAAAATCTACATCGTAACCCAGCATGTAAATGTAAAGCATTTTccaaacatattttttcttttcataagGTGACAACCCCTGTTGACAAAGTGAAAAGTTTCAATACCAGTAGATCACTTGTCAGTGTGTGGCCAATGTTAGCATGCAAggataaaaagaatcaaaataaaacagaCTTATAAAGAAGAGCAATAATTTTTACGGCATTTTTGGTGCGCTGTATAGTTTCTGTGGAGGGTAAAAATAAACTGtataaattaacacaatatcGAGTTTGGTTGCTCTTTTGCACATGAAATCATTCCTTAAGAACAACTAATGCATATAAAGTGTAGAAATTATTCCATTACACAGGTGGCATTAGCTTGTCTTATATTGATCGATTCCTATTAAATCGTTCAAAATAAAGCTTGTTCACCTCTTCGAAAACTTTGGCTATGAGTAGTCTACCAACCACCCCATAAGcttatcattgttatttttataattgtaataaatttataacaataaattattataaaataaaaactaagaaACAAAGCATCAATCATACATTCATCAAATTTTCAGCATTAGGGTGCGTTTAGGGCAGCTGCGCGGCACACGCTTAGTCCCAGCAAATAAACCTTATGAGTGacctaaaagtaaaatatacaGCCAAACTAATCCTTCACATGCTAAATGCCTAAGAAGCAAAGAAAGCTTAAGATTCAATGATGCCAATAAACACTGAACCATAATATCATCATTATgttataattgtaataaatttataataataaatgactataaaaataaaactaagaaaCAAAGAATCAATCAtacattcaaaaaattttcagcATTAGTTCCAGCAAATAAAACtcataaaagacaaaaatatgatATATGGCCAATCTAATCCCTCAAAGGCTAAATGCCTAAGAAGCAAGCAGAGTTTAAGGTTCAATGATGCAAATAAACACTAATCATTTAACTTTGTGAGCATATGCAATGTGTGACAAAATTTGCTACTAacccataaaaaataaaataaataaatgtttaacaAGTAAGAGGCTTGTGACCTCTGGTATCCATTAAATTAGCAAGTCAGACCAGTATTTAATAGTCAGTCACGATAGTTTGACTAATTGATCCAAGGAATATCTTGCTCCCctggattttttaaatatggtGATAATACTTCACGCCTTATATATCTCAAGCACGAACATAAATAAGCCTTTGTGAATCATACTGTGCAAAAGAGTTATTTCTTTCAGCCAAAGAAATTTTCATAGGACAAACTTAATCcaatggtttttatttcaaagaaattacactttgaaatattttgtcaTGGACTCATTTACTAAAATTGCATTaagttaatgatttaattttcaagcGCATCCCATATGATGTTACTAACTCATAAAAGTGCAAATTTACCAATTGCACTGCATATCAGAATAATTTCCTCTTGCTACTCCTGACATCTTTCGCACAATCCCCATAGCAGTTTCTAACATTATATAAGACTTATACTTTACTTTTCAGTAGCAATAATTTTGGAACACAACCTTGGTAAGGAGGTTAACTGTTATTCTGGAActtaatagaataaataaaacaagaggaaaacaaaaaggagaacaaatatgaatttatatcTTTATCAGTCCCCCAACCAATATTGTctaaattgagaaaaaaggCTTCCTTGTTGACAATCACCAAGACTAATTTTGACAGAAACCTGAAGGAGTGTATAGGCAGAATCCCAATGAGATCGGTCAGTTCAAACAGAGGCCTAGTACATTATGCAAGGCATCAAACTCTCTTTCAGCTATAAACAAGTCTCTTCTAATAGAAAATCTATGTGTTTTATACTTTGATTAGTAAAGAAATGAGGATGTCCTTACTGATAACCCATAACTCTATAtcaatcaaaatcatcacTTAGTGGTTATGTTAAAACATTAAGGAATACCAAAGACTGTATGCAAAGAAAGCCCCATTCACAAATTCTTGCCATAAACCTCTATCCAGGACTATCAAACTTTTGAACCATCCAGCCACATTGCTTTAAACCTTGCAACATGGTCAGCTAATGAAAAGTCTAAGAAAGATAACatatttctcttcaattttccATCAAAAAGCAGAATTACTTCAGTAACTTCAACGAACAATCTCATAAACAATTTACACAGGCCTACTGATCACCGCAGCACATCTACTAACTTAGCATTCTACCGTACATACAGCTCGTATAAGTCCAAAATTCTAGTAAAATCAAACTGTTTCATCATTTTCCcgatcaaaaaagaaaaaaaaatccaaaatccaaCTCGAAATTAAATACTAAACAAAATTCCACTGGTAActaaattaaactcaaatttaCAGCCTCAGAAAACCCTAACCTTTTCGTTTTTAAAACGAGTACGAATGTTGCCGAGCTCTTTATCGACGCGGAGCCTCTCCTGCTCTTTGTTGGGACAATTTCGAATGTCGCTGATGAAAACGGAGAGACCTCGCATGCCAGACAACGCCATTTATATCGATCAGATCCAAAACCTAGACAGAGAAAGAGAAGCAATTCCtgtctctctctttctctatctCCTGTCTCTCGTGCTTCAGCTCACGAAATCTCAGATCCTCTCAGCCGGATCTAACATACAAATGCTGCCACTGCAAAAAGATCCTCGATTACTTTAAATTTGctttttagagagagagaaagtttaagatagagagagagaggatcgagtagaattttgaaatgagaaaaaataaaagtagagagagaaagtaatgggaaaaattttggaaaagccgtcgagaagagaagaagagcCGCAGCggggaagagagagagagagacgacttttttttttattttaaaaaattttagcaaCTCTATTTCTTtcgtaattaatttaattttttatttatttataatataatttctttttttcgttTCGTATTAATGGTTATTTGTTAGTATATGATGAAATGAACCACTGCCACTTTGGTGGTGGGAATTACTGTTTTTTCATTAATGGATGTTGAGACGAGAGAAATTATCGAATCTCGAGTTTCacatttgtttctttgtttttattttctgttttgggtccaagtttttttaataaaaaacaatatatgaaaatatacttaatttctattttttataatctttttaatataccattactaataatatataataataagaagaagaatttcTTGAATCGCCTATGTCAAATTTAATGAGGTATCCTTCCTGTAATTTGAGTTTATGTTATACATATGTATTTATAGAAGAGTAtgatttagttttaatttctttacatttttagatgataattaataattacacaCTCGTTCTTTGTCCATCAGAAGCTTAAATCATAAGAGATTACcaatttaaaaactcaaatcccCTTTTTATAATAAGGAAAGTGGTTTATCATTTGCTATTACTACTCTATATAGTATAATAcaagtttataaaattattacattaaaagTCTCGTCAGAATTTAAAGTCCGATCTAATATCCGAATGTATTATAATTGAAGcacaacttaaaaaaaatcataggTACAACATAAATTACATCCAAATTTTGAAGTCTAGTCCAATACTAATCGAGACTTGCTATGATTGCAGttcaatataaattacataattaaagcTTAATTAGGAAACTCTTGCTATGAAAGAAGGACAAAAGTTACTCTCACAGCATACATCATGAACTCTCAAAATATCAACGAAAGGGCAAGGAAGGTTTTATGACAAATACAGTGCTATGCCCGAGAATGGTTGGCCCAATTGAATACTCTTTCAGAAGTTTTTTCTCTCCTCCCCCTCCCTTAAACTCGAGacatattaattgaaaaataataatatctaatGCGCATTCTTATTTTCTCTTACGAAagttttatgaatattttttttccatttattttatggtgggggggtgaattgtttttttgttttctgtgttGAC
This window of the Citrus sinensis cultivar Valencia sweet orange chromosome 8, DVS_A1.0, whole genome shotgun sequence genome carries:
- the LOC102613876 gene encoding AP-2 complex subunit alpha-1-like isoform X2 — translated: MALSGMRGLSVFISDIRNCPNKEQERLRVDKELGNIRTRFKNEKGLSPYEKKKYVWKMLYIYMLGYDVDFGHMEAVSLISAPKYPEKQVGYIVTSCLLNENHDFLRLAINTVRNDIIGRNETFQCLALTMVGNIGGREFAESLAPDVQKLIISSSCRPLVRKKAALCLLRLYRKNPDVVNVDGWADRMAQLLDERDLGVLTSSMSLLVALVSNNHEAYWSCLPKCVKILERLARNQDVPQEYTYYGIPSPWLQVKTMRALQYFPTVEDPNTRRSLFEVLQRILMGTDVVKNVNKNNASHAVLFEALALVMHLDAEKEMMSQCIALLGKFIAVREPNIRYLGLENMTRMLMVTDVHDIIKRHQAQIITSLKDPDISIRRRALDLLYGMCDVSNAKDIVEELLQYLSTADFAMREELSLKAAILAEKFAPDLSWYVDVILQLIDKAGDFVSDDIWFRVVQFVTNNEDLQPYAAAKAREYLDKPAIHETMVKVSAYLLGEYSHLLARRPGCSPKEIFSIIHEKLPTVSMSTVAILLSTYAKILMHTQPADPELQNQIWAIFNKYESCIEVEIQQRAVEYFALSRKGAALMDILAEMPKFPERQSSLIKKAEDVEVDTAEQSAIKLRAQQQQTSTALVVADQSSANGTSPVNQLGLVKVPSMSSSVDHNSTDPGMAQPNGTLTKVDPQPQPPSPSPSPDLLGDLLGPLAIEGPPVDGESEQNVVSGLEGVAAVDAAAIVPVTVQTNAVEPIGNIAERFHALCLKDSGVLYEDPYVQIGIKAEWRGHHGRLVLFLGNKNTSPLVSVQALILPPSHLKMELSLVPETIPPRAQVQCPLEVMNLRPSRDVAVLDFSYKFNTNMVNVKLRLPAVLNKFLQPITVSAEEFFPQWRSLSGPPLKLQEVVRGVRPMPLLEMANLFNSCHLMVCPGLDPNPNNLVASTTFYSESTRAMLCLSRIETDPADRTQLRMTVASGDPTLTFELKEFIKEQLVSIPIAPRPPAPVPPTPSNDPGAMLAGLL
- the LOC102613876 gene encoding AP-2 complex subunit alpha-1-like isoform X1; its protein translation is MALSGMRGLSVFISDIRNCPNKEQERLRVDKELGNIRTRFKNEKGLSPYEKKKYVWKMLYIYMLGYDVDFGHMEAVSLISAPKYPEKQVGYIVTSCLLNENHDFLRLAINTVRNDIIGRNETFQCLALTMVGNIGGREFAESLAPDVQKLIISSSCRPLVRKKAALCLLRLYRKNPDVVNVDGWADRMAQLLDERDLGVLTSSMSLLVALVSNNHEAYWSCLPKCVKILERLARNQDVPQEYTYYGIPSPWLQVKTMRALQYFPTVEDPNTRRSLFEVLQRILMGTDVVKNVNKNNASHAVLFEALALVMHLDAEKEMMSQCIALLGKFIAVREPNIRYLGLENMTRMLMVTDVHDIIKRHQAQIITSLKDPDISIRRRALDLLYGMCDVSNAKDIVEELLQYLSTADFAMREELSLKAAILAEKFAPDLSWYVDVILQLIDKAGDFVSDDIWFRVVQFVTNNEDLQPYAAAKAREYLDKPAIHETMVKVSAYLLGEYSHLLARRPGCSPKEIFSIIHEKLPTVSMSTVAILLSTYAKILMHTQPADPELQNQIWAIFNKYESCIEVEIQQRAVEYFALSRKGAALMDILAEMPKFPERQSSLIKKAEDVEVDTAEQSAIKLRAQQQQTSTALVVADQSSANGTSPVNQLGLVKVPSMSSSVDHNSTDPGMAQPNGTLTKVDPQPQPPSPSPSPDLLGDLLGPLAIEGPPVDGESEQNVVSGLEGVAAVDAAAIVPVTVQTNAVEPIGNIAERFHALCLKDSGVLYEDPYVQIGIKAEWRGHHGRLVLFLGNKNTSPLVSVQALILPPSHLKMELSLVPETIPPRAQVQCPLEVMNLRPSRDVAVLDFSYKFNTNMVNVKLRLPAVLNKFLQPITVSAEEFFPQWRSLSGPPLKLQEVVRGVRPMPLLEMANLFNSCHLMVCPGLDPNPNNLVASTTFYSESTRAMLCLSRIETDPADRTQLRMTVASGDPTLTFELKEFIKEQLVSIPIAPRPPAPVPPTPSVAQPVPPAAPSNDPGAMLAGLL